ggggatgCGCACCGTGATGggaggagtgtgtgtgtgtgtgtgtgtatggcgctctctcccttcacGGTTTATTTCGCGCGGTCTTCCACCCCACTCGCCGGCACACCAACAGGCACGCCCCAAGCCCGAGGGGTGATGAACGCAGGCAGCGGGGGccggaggaggggaggggttgcgggggggggtggcAGTGCGTCTCGCTGGCTCTCAGTGGGTTTGGTTCGGACTTGAATGCTTCCTCATACGCGCCGCATCAGGGGAATCGCCCTTACGCGCCAGTCGTCCACTGCCGCCGACCCCCACACCCATgagagctgcggcggccccgaCTGCTGCACCGTGCAGCAGTCGGGCGACGACGGGTGGAGGCGGGACAGAGCtggcggagaggcgaggcTGGCACAGCGGCGTCTTACCGCAACGAGGCGTCCTCGACGTAGATGATGGACCCATCGGACACTCCGTAGTACCCGAGCGTCTCTAGCTCGTTGTCGAGCGGCGtctgcagctccagcacaccgtcgtcgccgctgcggtagCTGAGCCGCTGATTGACCGGCTTTACCTGAAACAGCTTTTGAACCAGCGCCTTCAGCTTCGCCACGGTCAACGTGCTCGGCAGCTTCGACGTCTGCGTTGTCATCGGGctcgacgaagacgacgtggcggcggcggccgcgtaGCCGTTCACAAAGTAAAGTGTGACGGTGATCATGACATAGCCGGCgcccgtcgtcgtcgcggtgtcgccgtcgcgctggAGGGCGAGCACGACGTCCTTGTGCTTCTCCTTGAGTACATCGAGGAGCGGGTACGCGATGCACGGAAGGGGTGCGGCCGTGGCCGAGCCGCTCACGTTGTCGGCTCCGTCACGCGACTCCTCATCCAtctgacgctgcagcagcccacGCTGGATGTACAGCAGCTCCGAGTCCAGCCGCTCCTTCGGCCGCACGGTGCCGCGGTTTAGTGTTGTGAtcgtcggcagcgcggccacgACGTACATGCGGGCGTTGGTTTCGTTCCAGGTGGGAAGCAGCGTGCTGTACGTGATGCGGAAGGTGGCGAGCTGCGGGCAGAAGATCCGCACGGCGTCTAACGTGCTGGTGTTGCACAACGTAGCGTTGTCCTTCAGGCACAGCAGCGTTAGCGGGCGAAGATAGCGGTACGGCTGCAGAACACCACCGTCTTCCAGCTCTGCTGTCAGGGCCTcgtcggcagccgcgcgtgCGACGAGGGTCTCCGGCAGTACAAGGTCTTCCAGCTTGTTGTCGGTCAGGTACAGCTGCGTGAGTGCCGGGAAGGCCTGCACGATGGCGACACCGATGGCTCGCCAGTCTGACAACTCGTTGTGCGCCAGGCTCAGAGTCGTGACATGAGGGAAGACAACCTCGCCCGCCGCGGCACCAGCTCCAGAGTCGCTTGCCGCCATCCCCTCCGCTGTCCctgccgacgccggcggtggagcgACGACCACGTCAAGCGAGGTGAGCTTGTTCGAGTCCAAGTGCAGCTCCTTCAGTTGTGGCAACTCGACGAGAGCGCTCAGCTGTGCCAGCGAGCGGAAGCCGGTGTTGTTCAAAACTAGCTTGGACAGGTGCGACGACGAGagtgccgtcgtcgcgggTGGCGCCATTGGCAGCAGGTCCGGTATGCTGCACAGCTGCAGTGTTGCCAGGCGTGGGAGGTAGGGCATGAGCTTGCCAACCTCAGCCAGCGAGAGCGCCGTGTTCTCTGACAGGTCCAGCTCTTCCAGCCGGATCATGCTCGTTTCCTGCAGCTCTTTTgggccgccgcctgcggCCGTCGTGGCGCTCGGCTCGTGCATGGCCACGTTGATGCCGCAGTTGCGCAGCACGACGAGGGTGAGCCGATCGTGGCGGCTCTGCTTCACGCGCGTCTGCTGCACGCCCACAAACTGCCATTTCTTGTCCTGCGAAAAGACCGCACCGAGCGGCTCCTCCGTGTTGTCGTCGGCAGAGCCGTAGCGCTGCTTCACCGCATCGACGAAGCTGaccgtcggcggtggcgtcgatGACGACGGGGACGGCATCGGCGATGCGAGGTGGCGTATGCCGTCTCtatatgtgtgcgtgagagCGGAAGTAGGAgagtggagggagggagggagggcggggcggggcggcggtggcggcgtcgtgTGATGAGTGCGTCTATGGATGCAGTCGCTGTCGTGTTGGAATGCGGGAGATAACTGGATAGCatcctccgccccccccgaccacacacacacacacacgcaagcacacgagTAACGAAAGAATGGGTGAAAAGGTAaagcagccgccgcagcggtggtcGGTGAGGGGGTCACAtcacggagagggagagtgggATGGATGAATGGATGGATGGCAGAGCCGCATACGGTTGCGTGCAGGCAACTCCTCATGCCTCGGTGCGCCCACGCGCACGTCGGTCCCACGTCCGCGcaagacgaaaaaaaaagtgccCGCGCACGTTCCACGGGCGGTGCGAGCGCTCAtcgcgcgtctctctccctccctctctctcttcttgtgTTGTTTTCCCCGCCGCGGCTTTAGAGAGTTTGTCCATCGACCGCAACGAGCACGtcaccacgcacgcactccaAACGAGAATACAGAAAGGAGATCGGCAAGGCACGGGTAAGCCGGGTGTGCGGTGGGGAGATGATACGCGTGctgatgcgcacacgccccccccccccccgccggGCTCGCCCGTCGTGTGACCTCACGCGTCGCACGAAAACAGCTCTGCTTACCGAGTAAACATCGCTTGGCGCTCAAGGAGCAGCCGCGgagcgctggcggcggtgttcgTGGTGAGTAACGAGCAACGCACACCCCAGAGTCCACCCACTTCCGCATCCGATGTGCCTCAGGGTTCTCTGTCAGAGTCGCCACCGCCCAGGCGACCACGACGAAGTCGTTGGTAGTGCGGACGTCGCCTTCCCTCGTCaacgtcaccgccgccgccgccggaggaggaggaggaggaggccagACAATGCTGAAGAAGCTGTGGAGACGTGAAAGAAAAGTTTTGGAAGTGGTCaaagccgccgctgccgccctcgccaGTGGCACCGGCCCGGCCGTCCGCACCACcttcgttgccgctgcttttCAAGGCCGAGTTCTGGTGGTCTCTCTTGCCACCTCGACCATCACTGCGGCCCTGTTCACCGCCGCTCTTTACGGAACAGGACTGCCGCTGCAGTGGGCTACCGCACCGccccgcggctgctgcattGTACTTGTCATCGTCGCCGATGCTGCGGTCGTACGGCACGCCCAAGTGCAtccgccggtgctgcggctcaGCACAGCCGTCGTTGGAGGTGAGGTCGACGAGGTTGCCTTTAGAGGAGATGGTGgcgtcgttgctgctgtgcttgGACCGATACGACCACCATCGTCCACTGTCACTGATGCCACGACGACCGCTTTCAGCGCCAGCctcgcacagcagcgacgctgccgccgagggATCCAGttcctgctgccgctgctgctgctgctgctgtagtTCGCGTGCGATTCGCTTGCGTTGTTGCTTGGCCCAGATCGCCTGCACGCCTCGTCGGCGGCCCGCGGCTGAAGGActgccggcaccgctgctggcggtggcccCGATGGCATCCTTGCCGCCCTGACCACGTCCGCCGTAGCCGGATAGCGGCGtcgatgcggcgccgctgtcgctaTCGCTGCCTTCGGCCGGCAtcatcggcgccgctgcaaaGGTGCTCATGCTAGCCTCGTCATCGATGTTGTACGCGACACCAGAGAGCGTGGTCGTGAGCGGCCCCCAAAACCCTGCGGCGTcgtcagcaccgccaccgatCGTGTCGAGGCTGAGAGAGGAGCCGCCCGCGGCGCTGAAGAaccggctgctgctgctgcccacggACAGCGGCGTGTTAGCGGAGAGGGTCGCGTACATGGTCGGGTTCACCGCCACCGACGTGACGGTAGTGGTGAAGGGCATGCTCGTGCCGACACCACCGTGTGCAGCGTCGCAACCGAGGTGGGCGTACCGATGCAGCATGCACtggtcgctgccgcggcgacagtgatccccaccaccgctgcagctgccgatACGAGCGTCGAACGACCACGGTGTGTCGTACGGAGACAGGGAGACGGTGTCACCGCGTTGTGGGCGCTCACTGATGGTGCCGGAGGggtcgccatcgccgccacggtCGGCCCCGGCCAGCAGTGCCATTGGTGGGCGAATGGCTGTGGGATACATCGCGGCAGTCCTGTTGTTGTCACCCTGCAAGCTTGTCGAGGAGGCATCCGAGGACACGGACAAGGCGTGTACCGAAGTGGACGTCGTCGTGGAGATGGAGGACGCAGACGAgtccagcagcgacgacacgGCGCCCGCGCTGCGCTCACTGCCGGCGACGTTCTCACCACGTGCACTGGCTGGCGCGGACGGCGTCGGTCGCCGTGCAAAATCAACCGATTCACTGGCGTCACTCTTCCAATCGCCCTCGTCTTGCCCTTCGCTTGCGCTGCCGGAGTTGGTCATCGTGTcactgccgtcgtcgtcgccgctgctgtgctccTCACCACCGCTTCTCTCGTAGCCCGCCTCGTTCGCTATCCCCACATCGTGGTTGTCGTCATCATCAGCGACGCCGTGGTTGACGTTCATGCTTGCCATTCCTGTGACCGCAGCCGCAGTTGCACTTGATGGGCGTGCACCACGATGCTCCACGGCGGAGAATGCGGCCGGGATCGGCGGGCCGCCTGagcgcgcagcaccagcgctaTGCAGCTCCCCACCGCACGGGCTCTCGGACGAGGCCTCGACACCGCCGACGGTTGTGGTACCGTCACGGAaggccgccagcgcctgcagcgccgctggcgacgcggtgcacgacggcgcggcgtcacTTGCGGTacctgctgcggtggtggcggcactAAGCGATCGGCCAACGCCCGTCAGCTCAGCGGACTGGATCATCATGATCGTTCCCAAGGgtgtggtgttggtggtgctggagaaCGAGGTGGTTGCTGGAAGTAAGGCGTTCTCGAAGGACGTCGCTGCGGACAAAAGCTTTTctgggggctgctgctggctctCGTCACAGTGCGCGAGGGACGGCGGCAACGGTAGCATGTGCGGTGATACACCCGGCACGGCTTGGTTTCCACTGCCGTCGGTGTACG
Above is a genomic segment from Leishmania major strain Friedlin complete genome, chromosome 3 containing:
- a CDS encoding conserved hypothetical protein (previous protein_id=AAM69042.1), with translation MPSPSSSTPPPTVSFVDAVKQRYGSADDNTEEPLGAVFSQDKKWQFVGVQQTRVKQSRHDRLTLVVLRNCGINVAMHEPSATTAAGGGPKELQETSMIRLEELDLSENTALSLAEVGKLMPYLPRLATLQLCSIPDLLPMAPPATTALSSSHLSKLVLNNTGFRSLAQLSALVELPQLKELHLDSNKLTSLDVVVAPPPASAGTAEGMAASDSGAGAAAGEVVFPHVTTLSLAHNELSDWRAIGVAIVQAFPALTQLYLTDNKLEDLVLPETLVARAAADEALTAELEDGGVLQPYRYLRPLTLLCLKDNATLCNTSTLDAVRIFCPQLATFRITYSTLLPTWNETNARMYVVAALPTITTLNRGTVRPKERLDSELLYIQRGLLQRQMDEESRDGADNVSGSATAAPLPCIAYPLLDVLKEKHKDVVLALQRDGDTATTTGAGYVMITVTLYFVNGYAAAAATSSSSSPMTTQTSKLPSTLTVAKLKALVQKLFQVKPVNQRLSYRSGDDGVLELQTPLDNELETLGYYGVSDGSIIYVEDASLR